The following proteins come from a genomic window of Anabas testudineus chromosome 3, fAnaTes1.2, whole genome shotgun sequence:
- the arl14ep gene encoding ARL14 effector protein, with the protein MPVICAAIGCNNKFVKGSEIRFYRFPLSKPQLASKWVHSLGMKNFIPTANTCLCSEHFRPDCFRDYNGKQFLREDAVPTIFVQGQDSSKIELRKRGVIPKETNVTNQIGTQADREREAAANIRRDKRGGIRGGRGGRGGKQLSDRQTVGAKSRVYDSKGRLLSNGKDMCDCLDVDCMGCFYPCPECGSRKCGVECRCDRKWLYEQVEVEGGEIIRNKFAI; encoded by the exons ATGCCCGTCATTTGTGCGGCAATCGGGTGCAACAACAAGTTTGTCAAAGGGTCGGAAATAAGATTTTACAG GTTTCCACTCAGCAAGCCTCAACTTGCCAGCAAATGGGTGCACAGCCTGGGAATGAAAAACTTTATCCCTACAGCCAACACATGCCTCTGCTCGGAGCATTTCAGGCCCGACTGCTTCAGAGACTATAATGGCAAACAGTTTCTGAGGGAGGATGCGGTGCCCACCATATTCGTCCAGGGGCAGGATTCATCAAAG ATTGAACTTCGTAAAAGAGGGGTGATACCAAAGGagacaaatgtgacaaatcaaATTGGAACacaagcagacagagagagggaggctgCTGCCAATATACgcagagacaaaagaggagGAATAAGG GGTGGACGAGGAGGGCGTGGAGGAAAACAACTCAGTGACAG GCAGACTGTTGGAGCCAAAAGCCGAGTGTACGACAGCAAAGGTCGACTGCTCTCCAATGGCAAGGACATGTGTGACTGTCTGGATGTGGACTGTATGGGCTGCTTCTACCCGTGCCCCGAATGCGGCTCACGCAAGTGTGGAGTCGAGTGCCGCTGTGACAGGAAGTGGCTTTAtgagcaggtggaggtggagggcgGAGAGATCATCCGGAACAAGTTTGCTATTTAG
- the nr1h3 gene encoding oxysterols receptor LXR-alpha yields the protein MSTLSVTDIPDVGHDESKVFDGASELQLDCIVEESSGSTTVKHDGLLSLADLSQPDDFPVPPHNGPSLTEMSNPLPVEPNDIKLDPATGDSSASIDGQPVKRKKGPAPKMLGNEVCSVCGDKASGFHYNVLSCEGCKGFFRRSVIKSAQYTCKNNGRCEMDMYMRRKCQQCRLRKCREAGMLEQCVLSEEQIRLKKMKKQQEEETARTSTVVTPTPPQEAATLDPQQQEMIEKLVAMQKQCNKRSFLDRPKVTPWPQSQDLQNREVRQQRFAHFTELAIMSVQEIVDFAKQLPGFLELTREDQIALLKTSTIEIMLLETSRRYNPAIDSITFLKDFSYNKEDFAKAGLQFEFINPIFEFSKGMNDLHLDEAEYALLIAINIFSADRPNVQDHDLVERLQQPYVDALRSYIMIKRPNDHLMFPRMLMKLVSLRTLSSVHSEQVFALRLQDKKLPPLLSEIWDVNE from the exons ATGTCCACGCTGTCTGTGACTGATATCCCAGATGTTGGTCATG ATGAGAGTAAGGTGTTTGATGGAGcctctgagctgcagctggactGCATTGTTGAGGAGAGCAGTGGAAGCACCACAGTGAAGCATGACGGCCTGCTGTCATTGGCTGACCTTTCTCAGCCAGATGACTTCCCTGTTCCCCCTCATAATGGCCCTTCACTAACTGAGATGAGCAACCCTCTGCCAGTAGAACCAAATGATATCAAGCTTGACCCAGCTACAGGTGACAGCTCTGCCAGCATAG atggtCAGCCTgtcaagagaaagaaagggcCTGCTCCAAAGATGCTGGGCAATGAAGTATGCAGCGTATGTGGTGACAAGGCCTCTGGTTTCCATTACAACGTGTTGAGCTGTGAGGGCTGCAAGGGCTTCTTTCGTCGCAGCGTTATTAAAAGTGCCCAATACACATGCAAGAACAATGGCCGCTGTGAAATGGACATGTACATGCGCCGCAAGTGCCAGCAGTGTCGCCTGCGCAAATGTCGGGAGGCAGGCATGCTGGAGCAGT GTGTACTTTCTGAGGAACAAATCAGActaaagaagatgaagaagcagcaggaggaagaaaCAGCTCGCACATCCACAGTGgtcacccccacccctccacaGGAAGCAGCTACACTGgatccacagcagcaggaaatgatTGAGAAGCTGGTGGCAATGCAAAAGCAATGCAACAAGAGGTCTTTCCTTGACCGACCAAAAGTGACA CCGTGGCCACAGAGTCAGGACTTGCAGAACAGAGAAGTGCGTCAGCAGCGCTTCGCCCACTTCACTGAGCTAGCAATCATGTCAGTCCAGGAGATTGTGGATTTCGCTAAGCAGCTTCCTGGTTTCCTGGAGCTCACTAGGGAAGACCAGATTGCCCTGCTAAAGACATCTACCATTGAG ATTATGCTGCTTGAGACATCTCGGCGGTACAACCCTGCAATCGATAGCATTACATTTCTTAAGGATTTCAGCTATAATAAGGAGGATTTCGCCAAAGCAG GTCTTCAGTTTGAGTTCATTAACCCCATCTTTGAGTTTTCTAAAGGAATGAATGACCTGCACCTGGATGAGGCTGAATATGCTCTGCTCATTGCCATCAACATCTTTTCTGCAG ATCGACCAAATGTGCAGGATCATGATTTGGTGGAGAGGCTGCAGCAACCCTACGTGGACGCACTGCGCTCTTACATCATGATCAAGAGACCAAAT GATCACTTGATGTTTCCCCGTATGCTGATGAAGCTGGTGAGCCTTCGGACACTAAGTAGCGTACACTCAGAGCAGGTGTTTGC